DNA from Massilia antarctica:
GGCGTAATTGCTGCCGACGATGGCCGATGTCGGCGGCGCACTCGGATTGGTGACGTAGTTGAATGGCCCGAGCGTCTTGTAGCACGGGTGCCCGTACTGCGCCGTGATGGCCGGGGTCACCGCGTTGTAATAGGTCTCGCTGTTGACGCTGATGCCGTCCGGGTTCTTGCTGTAGGCGCTCTCGAAGTAGGCCCTGACGGCCGACGGGCTGGAATTGAGGTAAGTCAGATCGTTGAAGGACAACGCTTCCTGCACTGGCATGATGATCTCCATTGGGTAGACTGATCGCCCAGGAACATCCGGGCGGGATGGCCGCCCGGCGTTGCGCCCGGCGACCATTCCACCTTATCCCTCTGAAAAGAGCGCAAGTTCACACATTGTCACCCCCGCATGCAGGCCGCATAAATGGGCGCATGGCGCGCCTTTTTAGGTGGAAGCACACCCGTTTGTGGCTTTCATGTCAGTGCGCCCCGGCGCGGCTGCCTACTCGGCGAAGCGCTCGAAATCGGGATTGGCGCGGGTCAGGTAGTACCACTCCTGGTTCGGTCCCGCGTTCACATCGGGGAACAGGATCTTGCCGTCGAATTCGGCCAGCACCGGCGTGCCGTCGGCGCGCGTGCCGATCCGCTCGCCCATGGCCACCGGATCGAAACTGGCCCATACGCGGCTGAAGCAGTCCTGCGCATCGAGCTTGTCGTGCACCACCACCATCGACAGCGCTTCCATCTGGTCCAGCGCGATCGGTTCGGGCTGCGGCGCCGCGATCAGGCCGAGGAAGGCCAGGGTATTGACGATCGCGCGGTAGGCCACGTCGGGCGCGGCCGGATCGAGGTGCTGGCCGCATTCGAGCGTGAGCGCGTAGCCGCCGGTGCTGCGCATGTATTCGGTGGTGCCCATGCCGTAGCGCAGCACCAGGTCCAGGCTCGATTCGTCGCCGCTCTTCATGCGGCGCCGCACGCCCTGGCCGTAGGTGGCCAGCCAGCCGTCGACGAAGCGGCGCACGCCAAGGCGGCGCGCCAGCGCACGCTCTTTTTCCGCATGACGGAAGGGCTGCAGGGTGCCGTCGTTGTTGCGCGGGCCGACCATGACGAAGGGCTGGCTTTGCGCATTGAAGGAGTGCAGGTCGAGCAGCACCT
Protein-coding regions in this window:
- a CDS encoding succinylglutamate desuccinylase/aspartoacylase domain-containing protein — translated: MSTAPELQFKSINYTGLGAGPRLIVTGAVHGNETCGTKAILRVMGEIDSGALHVAAGKVTFVPVSNPLAYALGQRSGERNLNRNLFPNPQPRDFEDRIANWLCPLLAQHEVLLDLHSFNAQSQPFVMVGPRNNDGTLQPFRHAEKERALARRLGVRRFVDGWLATYGQGVRRRMKSGDESSLDLVLRYGMGTTEYMRSTGGYALTLECGQHLDPAAPDVAYRAIVNTLAFLGLIAAPQPEPIALDQMEALSMVVVHDKLDAQDCFSRVWASFDPVAMGERIGTRADGTPVLAEFDGKILFPDVNAGPNQEWYYLTRANPDFERFAE